The Pseudomonadota bacterium region CTGTGCTCGTCCTCGGCACCTCGGGGCTTGCGCAGGCGCAGCCCCAGGTAGTTGGGCAGTGGAGGACCCGCCCCGAGCTTATGCCCATCAACCCCGTCCATGCGGGGCTGTTGCAGACTGGAAAGGTCCTGGTAATCGCCGGGTCCGGCAACCTCCCCACAGAGACCGTCTACAAGGCGGCCGTGTGGAACCCATCCACGGGCAACATCGTGATCCAGAATATACCCTGGGACTTGTTCTGCAATGGCATGTCCTTTCTCCCCGATGGTCGGGCACTCATCACGGGTGGTAGCAAGCCCTACCCGACTAATCAGTTCAAGGGGCTGCGGAATACCACGATTTTCGATCCCGAGACGTCGAACTTCCAACGGGTCCAAGACATGGCCCACGGCCGTTGGTATCCCACCAACGTCGCCTTACCGAATGGTACAACCGCCACGTTCTCCGGACACGACGAGCCCGACCAGGCCAACAGGACATTCGAGATCTACACACCGGGCAGTGGGTGGAGTCCGGAGCACTCGAATGGTTGGCCCGTGGTCCTCCCCGGAATCTATCCACGGGCTCACTTGATTCCCCAGGGTGATTTGTTTTTCTCGGGCTGGCAGCTTGACTCACAACGTCTCGACCTTTCGACATTTACGTGGAGCCAGAACGTAGCCAGAACCAGATATGGCACTGCCCGTCGTTATGGCTCTTCCGTTCTGCTCGGCTTGCGTCCTCCGGAGTATGCCGCGACCATCTTGATCGCGGGTGGTGGGACGGGTTCCGAATCGACGAACAGTGCCGAGAGTATCGACCTATCCATTACTTCGCCACAGTGGCAGTACACCGGCTCTATGAACTACAAGCGTGTGGAGCATAACGCCGTCCTCCTTCCGGACGGTCGGGTGCTGGCTGTCGGTGGATCGAAGATCAACAACCGTGAGGATACTGATGGCGCGGGTCGATTCTCCGAGATGTACGACCCGGAGACCGGCGATTGGACTATCATGGCTCAGCAATCGTACTGGCGTTTCTACCATTCCATGGCCTTACTACTGCCGGATGGTCGGGTGGCATCCTTTGGTGGCAATCCACAGCAGGGAGTCTACGAACAACACGTAGAGATATACTCGCCCTCGTATCTCTATACGAGTAGCGGAGCCTCCGCACCTAGGCCGACAATGGCCGACGTGCCGGACCAGATCGCCTATGCAGAGCCTTTCGAGGTGACGGTGGATATTCCCCCAGGGGAGATCATCCGAGAAGCCGTGCTAATGCGGCCTGGGGCTCCAACTCACGCCTTCGACATGGAACAACGGCTGGTCGAGATCGACATCGCGGCGGTCCTGGGTGGAACGCTGCGCCTGGTCGGGCCGCCGAATGCGAACATCGCCCCGCCGGGATATTACCTGCTGTTCTTGATCGACTCGGCGGGGGTGCCATCGGTGGCCAGCTTCGTGCACCTTGGACCCGGTGCCGACAGCCCGAGGGTCGACCCACCGCCGGACGGGCCGCCGCTGGACGGGCCGCCACCGGGCAATCCACCGCCGGACGCGCCGCCACCGGCACCCACACCACCGATATGCTCGGGCCGATCGGCGACCATCTTCGTGGCCAGCGGGAACATCTTCGGTGGTCCGGATGACGGGCTTCCGTACAGCGGCCGCCTGCGCGGGACCGGAGGTGCGGATGTGATCGTCGGTACCGCGGGGAACGACATCCTGGAGGGTTTAGGCGGAAACGACTGGATATGCGGCGGCCCTGGGAACGATCTCATCAAGGGCGGCCCGGGGAAAGACAGGCTGTTCGGCGGGCCCGGCAGGGACAAGCTTGCCGGCGGCCCCGGCTTCGATCCCTGCAACGGCGGGCCCGGCAGGGACACGTTCACCAGCTGCGAACGGATCCGGAACCGCTAGCCGGCGATTTCGGCGGCCCCGCCGCCTCCATCGGACAACCTCCTCACCAACCGGGGCTTCGAGTCGGACGCGACCGGTTGGTGGGGCGCGAGCGAGGGACGGTCGGCCACGGCCCGAACGCCCGGTTGCCCGTCCCGTGCCGGCCCTGCCGGCAATAGACCGACGCCGATGACGATCGTCCCGTCTCCCCCACGGTGCGCCCCCGCGTTGACACCCCCTATGCGATCCCCTAGGCTGCCCACAGCGCCGATTTGAGATCAGCTTGCGGGCGCTCTATAAATACCGGCTAAAGCGATGCGGCCCGCTTTAGCGCACGAGCTCTGCGGGCTTTTTCGTTACGGGGGGTCGGGGTGGTCGGCAGTGCGGACGAATGGGGGCTCGACACCCGCGCGGTGCGGGCGGGGCAGGTCCGCTCCTCGGAGATGGAGCAGAGCGAGCCCATCTTCGCGACCTCGAGCTTCGTCTTCGCCAACGCCGCGCAGGCCGCCGCGCGCTTCTCAGGCCAGGAACCCGGAAACATCTACTCGCGCTTCACGAACCCGACGGTGCGGGTCTTCGAGGAGCGGCTTGCGGCGATGGAGGGCGGGGAACGCTGTGTCGGGACCGCCTCCGGTATGGGCGCGATCTTATCGACCTGCCTGGCGCTCTTGAAGGACGGCGACCACATCGTCTCGTCACGCGCGATCTTCGGGACCACGGTCGGGCTCTTCAATAACATCCTAGCGAAGTTCGGCGTGCTGACGAGCTTCGTGCCGCTCGCCGACTACCCGGCCTGGGAGGCGGCCATCCGGCCCGAGACGCGGATCCTGTTCCTGGAGACGCCCTCCAATCCACTGACGGAGATCGCCGACATCGAGCGCCTCGCGGGGATCGCCCACCGGCACGGCGCGCTCCTCGTGGTCGATAACTGCTTCTGCACCCCCGCCCTGCAACTGCCGCTGTCCCTGGGCGCGGACCTCATCATCCATTCCGGGACCAAGTACCTGGATGGGCAGGGACGCTGCGTGGGGGGCGCGGTCATCGGCACAAAGGCGGTGGTCGGCGAGGCGGTGTTCAACTGTCTCCGGAGCGGCGGGGCCAGCATGAGCCCCTTCAACGCCTGGGTGTTTCTCAAGGGCCTCGAGACCCTGGGACTACGCATGCGGGCGCACTGTGAGCATGCGATGCAGGTTGCGGCTCATCTCGAACGACATCCCCGGGTCTCGCGCGCCTACTACCCGGGGCTTTCATCGCACCCGCAACATGCGCTCGCGCGGCGCCAGCAGCGCGGGTTTGGCGGAATCGTATCTTTCGATGTCACGGGGGGCCGCGAGGAGGCCTGGCGGGTGATAGACCGCGTGCGCATCTTCTCCATCACGGCAAACCTCGGCGACGCCAAGAGCACCATCACCCATCCCGCGACCACCACCCACGGGCGCCTCAGCGTCGAGGAACGCGCCGAGGCCGGGATCGGGGAGTCGCTCATCCGCCTGTCGGTCGGTCTCGAGGACCCCGACGATCTCTGCCGCGACCTCGATCGGGCGCTCGATGGCGCGTGAGCCTAGGCTACCCATCGCGGAGTTGCCTTCTTGCGTTCACCCCCTCCTAACCTCCCTGTTCGCAAGGGGAGACTCTACCAGTCTCCGCCTTCACAAGGGGGAGATTTAGAGGGGGTCAACGCCGCGGCTTGGGAGTCGCGGCGGTTGCGCAGCCCCTCCGTAGCGTGTAGATTTCCACCCCCGGGCGCCGCTTTTGGAGATCTCGCGCCGGTGTGTCGTGACAAGCAAACAATCGGATGGGGAAAGCCCCCCGGCCACCGGAACAGAACTATAAAGGCAGTTTTCCCGCGGTGGTCGGGGTGTCGCGCAGGTTCACCCCCATAGCATTTGCCCCATGGTACTCACCATTTCCATGAATCGGAGGGGTTTCCACGATGCCAGGACGTAACTTCCTGTTCATCCCCGGGCCGACCAACGTCCCCGAGCGGATCCTGAACGCCATGCACATCTCCCAGGAGGACATGCGCGCGATCGACTTCCCGTCCTTCACGATCCCGCTGTTCCAGGACGTGAAGAAGGTCTTCAAGAGTAAAGACGGACAGGTCTTCCTCTTCCCGGCCTCGGGCACGGGCGGCTGGGAGGCCGGGATCACGAACACCCTCTCGCCCGGGGACAAGGTACTGGCCTCCGGTTTCGGGCACTTCAGCAACCTCTTCATCGATCTGTGCCAGCGCCACAAGCTGGATGTGCAGGCCCTGGAGATCGATTGGGGGGAAGGCGTCCCGGTCGAAAGATACGCCGACATCCTGGCGAAGGACACGAAGCACGAGATCAAGGCCGTGCTCGCGACCCACAACGAGACCGCGACCGGCGTGACCAGCGATATCCCCGCGGTGCGCAGGGCCATGGACGCCGTGAAGCACCCGGCCCTGCTGTTCGTGGACGGGGTCAGCTCCGTGGCGAGCATCGACTTCCGCATGGACGAGTGGGGCGTGGACGTCGCCATCTCGGGCTCGCAGAAGGGCTTCATGCTGCCGACCGGGTTGGCCATCCTGTGCGTTAGCCAGAAGGCCCTGGCGGCGCGCAAGGACGCGAAATGCCCGCGCTGCTTCTTCGACTTCGAGGACATGATCAAGACCAATGTCAACGGCTACTTCCCGTATACGCCGGCCACGATCCTATTGCGGGGATTGCGGGCCGCGGTGGACATGTTGCTCGAAGAGGGACTGGACAACGTCTTCGCCCGCCATCACCGCATGGCCGAGGCGGTGCGCCGCGCCGTGTCTGCGTGGGGGCTCAAGCTCGTCGCCAAGGCACCCCGGTGGCATTCGGATACGGTCAGCGCCATCTATGTCCCGGAGGGCTTCGACGGCAACGAGGTAGTCCGCCACGCCTACCGGCGCTACAACCTGGCGCTCTCCGTGAGCCTCGCCAAGATCGCCGGCAAGGCCTTCCGTATCGGGCATCTGGGGGACTTGAACGAGCTCATGGTGTTGACGCCCCTCGCCGGCGCCGAGATGGCCATGAAGGACCTGGGGATCCCGATCGAGCTCGGCAGCGGTGTCGCGGCCGCCCAGGAGTATCTGCGCACCACCTCCAAGGACGTGCGGGTCCCCCCTGAGCCGCCGCCCCAGCAGCGAACCGGTAACTCGAGGGTGCAGCCATGAGTCACACGCGTTACGAACCGGCACGCCAGCGCCTGCAGCGCAGCGAGTTGGCGGTGCCGGGGTCCAATCCGGGCATGATGGAGAAGGCCGCCCAGAGCGAGGCGGACTATGTGTTCCTGGACGTCGAGGACGCGGTCGC contains the following coding sequences:
- a CDS encoding aminotransferase class V-fold PLP-dependent enzyme; protein product: MPGRNFLFIPGPTNVPERILNAMHISQEDMRAIDFPSFTIPLFQDVKKVFKSKDGQVFLFPASGTGGWEAGITNTLSPGDKVLASGFGHFSNLFIDLCQRHKLDVQALEIDWGEGVPVERYADILAKDTKHEIKAVLATHNETATGVTSDIPAVRRAMDAVKHPALLFVDGVSSVASIDFRMDEWGVDVAISGSQKGFMLPTGLAILCVSQKALAARKDAKCPRCFFDFEDMIKTNVNGYFPYTPATILLRGLRAAVDMLLEEGLDNVFARHHRMAEAVRRAVSAWGLKLVAKAPRWHSDTVSAIYVPEGFDGNEVVRHAYRRYNLALSVSLAKIAGKAFRIGHLGDLNELMVLTPLAGAEMAMKDLGIPIELGSGVAAAQEYLRTTSKDVRVPPEPPPQQRTGNSRVQP
- a CDS encoding DUF1929 domain-containing protein translates to MNRGIRNWGAGTLALGLFAVLVLGTSGLAQAQPQVVGQWRTRPELMPINPVHAGLLQTGKVLVIAGSGNLPTETVYKAAVWNPSTGNIVIQNIPWDLFCNGMSFLPDGRALITGGSKPYPTNQFKGLRNTTIFDPETSNFQRVQDMAHGRWYPTNVALPNGTTATFSGHDEPDQANRTFEIYTPGSGWSPEHSNGWPVVLPGIYPRAHLIPQGDLFFSGWQLDSQRLDLSTFTWSQNVARTRYGTARRYGSSVLLGLRPPEYAATILIAGGGTGSESTNSAESIDLSITSPQWQYTGSMNYKRVEHNAVLLPDGRVLAVGGSKINNREDTDGAGRFSEMYDPETGDWTIMAQQSYWRFYHSMALLLPDGRVASFGGNPQQGVYEQHVEIYSPSYLYTSSGASAPRPTMADVPDQIAYAEPFEVTVDIPPGEIIREAVLMRPGAPTHAFDMEQRLVEIDIAAVLGGTLRLVGPPNANIAPPGYYLLFLIDSAGVPSVASFVHLGPGADSPRVDPPPDGPPLDGPPPGNPPPDAPPPAPTPPICSGRSATIFVASGNIFGGPDDGLPYSGRLRGTGGADVIVGTAGNDILEGLGGNDWICGGPGNDLIKGGPGKDRLFGGPGRDKLAGGPGFDPCNGGPGRDTFTSCERIRNR
- a CDS encoding O-succinylhomoserine sulfhydrylase, with the protein product MEQSEPIFATSSFVFANAAQAAARFSGQEPGNIYSRFTNPTVRVFEERLAAMEGGERCVGTASGMGAILSTCLALLKDGDHIVSSRAIFGTTVGLFNNILAKFGVLTSFVPLADYPAWEAAIRPETRILFLETPSNPLTEIADIERLAGIAHRHGALLVVDNCFCTPALQLPLSLGADLIIHSGTKYLDGQGRCVGGAVIGTKAVVGEAVFNCLRSGGASMSPFNAWVFLKGLETLGLRMRAHCEHAMQVAAHLERHPRVSRAYYPGLSSHPQHALARRQQRGFGGIVSFDVTGGREEAWRVIDRVRIFSITANLGDAKSTITHPATTTHGRLSVEERAEAGIGESLIRLSVGLEDPDDLCRDLDRALDGA